One region of Bradyrhizobium betae genomic DNA includes:
- a CDS encoding AAA family ATPase, which translates to MATLQPSEEILAWAKGQPGWRQDALRRLLTKPFAKADEDECLELLKAAHNVVTSALVLDPLDKKHLPVRSSSATNLRLAALDAITNVNRLSKDAALSLSPDGLTLIYGDNGSGKSGFIRILKKAGRARDNESILPDVYSAGIAKSPASARFTLHEGTTAQPPVQWLDDSKPSADVLSRLAIFDSKCASIHVDGENRLEIIPHNLDCFEKLAQLCDKLRVRLKEESDALDKQLLGVLPPIPAGTASEKFVAELGKKKEADLATATVWADADLKRLIDLAGMLKDPMAEAQRLERIAVALEAYANGIAKASTALADPKAVEILALKKSAQDLRAQSTASASAAFAKDPLKGVGEGPWRVMFDAAKSYSEQNAFPGETFPVVKPDAQCVLCQQTLDADAQDRFARFANFVTGAMNAKAAAAEVARDAALLAIRPVTLPITELTAEARDNLTARVKQLVDDSATYRDALLKRRHALLNDEDASAALPVNPDAQFRAEIVSLTAAAKDAKALASADTGAADALRKEHAELSGRKTLHENQVELKRRIGIHQQIAKLQTALKACATKDISDQGSKLLKTHVTEALSAALIDEQKKLGITSIPINLSDRTSKAVIKHSIKLNGATLAADTSAVLSEGEHRAVALAAFMAELKMYPGKDAIVIDDPVSSLDHVRREKVAERLVAEAKDRQVIVFTHDLVFLSEARYHAMKSGTPIRVLGIRRGPNGFGSLDPDGEPWLAKHLPGRRQWLTEQIARLKKMHADASPDYEVQLRFFYDRLRETWEKFIEERLFAQVISRFQPQVQTLRLNAAVIDDDLVSQVYYGMSEVSSYTGHDRPMGKGGALAEPTECEKHLAAFIASLDEADLKSKAAIKLRDSKMKPVKV; encoded by the coding sequence ATGGCGACACTGCAACCGTCTGAAGAAATCCTCGCGTGGGCTAAGGGCCAGCCGGGCTGGCGTCAGGATGCCCTGCGCCGGCTCTTGACCAAGCCCTTTGCGAAAGCCGATGAGGACGAGTGCCTTGAGTTACTCAAGGCTGCACATAATGTCGTGACATCCGCATTGGTCCTCGACCCCCTCGACAAGAAGCATCTTCCTGTTCGATCGAGTTCGGCAACAAATCTGCGGCTCGCAGCGCTGGACGCGATCACGAATGTAAATCGCCTTTCCAAGGACGCCGCGCTTTCGCTGTCGCCCGATGGCCTGACGTTGATTTATGGCGATAACGGCAGTGGAAAGTCTGGGTTCATCCGCATACTCAAGAAAGCCGGACGCGCCCGTGATAACGAGAGCATCCTTCCCGATGTTTATTCGGCAGGCATAGCGAAGTCTCCAGCGAGCGCACGCTTTACCTTGCATGAAGGCACCACAGCCCAACCTCCGGTGCAATGGCTGGACGACAGCAAACCATCCGCAGACGTCCTCAGCAGGCTCGCCATTTTCGATAGCAAATGCGCTAGCATTCATGTCGATGGCGAAAACAGGCTTGAAATCATTCCGCATAATCTGGACTGCTTCGAGAAACTGGCCCAGCTATGCGACAAGCTTCGCGTTCGCCTGAAGGAAGAAAGCGACGCGCTGGACAAGCAGCTGCTTGGGGTCCTGCCGCCGATCCCCGCCGGCACCGCATCGGAGAAATTCGTCGCAGAGCTCGGCAAGAAGAAAGAAGCCGATCTGGCGACCGCCACGGTCTGGGCCGATGCCGACCTCAAGCGGCTGATCGATCTCGCCGGAATGCTGAAAGACCCCATGGCTGAGGCCCAACGTCTGGAACGCATTGCCGTGGCGCTGGAGGCTTATGCAAACGGCATCGCGAAGGCCTCGACCGCCCTTGCAGATCCGAAAGCCGTTGAAATCCTCGCCCTGAAGAAGAGCGCGCAAGACCTTCGGGCACAGTCTACTGCCAGTGCCTCTGCCGCCTTTGCGAAAGACCCCCTGAAGGGCGTGGGCGAGGGTCCGTGGCGCGTTATGTTCGATGCAGCCAAATCCTATTCCGAGCAAAACGCCTTTCCAGGCGAAACCTTTCCCGTCGTAAAACCAGACGCCCAATGTGTCCTCTGCCAGCAAACTCTTGACGCAGACGCCCAAGACCGGTTTGCGCGGTTCGCAAATTTCGTGACGGGCGCGATGAATGCGAAGGCAGCAGCCGCCGAAGTCGCAAGGGATGCCGCCCTCCTTGCCATACGCCCTGTTACCCTTCCGATCACTGAACTGACTGCGGAGGCGCGCGACAACCTGACTGCCAGAGTCAAACAGCTCGTCGATGATAGCGCGACCTATAGGGACGCGCTCCTCAAGCGTCGCCATGCGCTTCTGAACGATGAGGACGCATCAGCAGCGTTGCCGGTGAATCCTGACGCGCAGTTCCGCGCAGAAATCGTATCGCTGACGGCGGCGGCCAAGGATGCCAAAGCACTCGCAAGCGCCGATACCGGTGCCGCCGATGCGCTTCGCAAAGAGCACGCCGAGCTGTCGGGACGGAAAACTCTTCATGAGAACCAGGTCGAGCTGAAACGCCGCATCGGCATTCATCAACAGATCGCGAAGTTGCAGACGGCATTGAAGGCATGCGCGACCAAGGACATTTCGGATCAGGGCAGCAAGCTGCTTAAAACCCATGTTACGGAGGCGCTTTCCGCGGCGCTAATCGATGAACAGAAGAAATTGGGAATTACGTCAATCCCAATTAACCTCTCCGACCGAACGTCGAAGGCGGTGATCAAACACAGCATCAAGCTGAACGGTGCAACCCTTGCTGCGGATACTTCCGCCGTGCTGAGTGAAGGTGAACACCGTGCCGTGGCGCTCGCTGCATTCATGGCAGAGCTGAAAATGTACCCCGGCAAAGATGCCATCGTGATCGACGACCCGGTGTCGTCACTCGATCACGTACGCCGGGAGAAAGTGGCGGAACGGCTGGTAGCCGAAGCCAAAGACCGCCAGGTGATCGTTTTCACCCACGATCTAGTTTTCCTGTCCGAAGCCCGATACCACGCGATGAAAAGCGGTACGCCGATCCGCGTTCTGGGAATCCGGCGCGGCCCTAATGGCTTCGGCTCACTCGATCCCGATGGGGAGCCCTGGTTGGCCAAGCATTTGCCCGGCCGCCGCCAATGGCTAACTGAGCAAATAGCCCGGCTGAAGAAGATGCACGCAGATGCAAGCCCCGACTACGAGGTGCAGCTGCGCTTCTTCTATGACCGGCTGAGGGAGACCTGGGAGAAATTTATCGAGGAGCGATTATTCGCTCAGGTCATTTCTCGTTTTCAGCCGCAGGTGCAAACATTGCGCCTGAACGCGGCCGTCATAGACGATGACCTTGTCAGCCAGGTCTATTATGGGATGTCCGAGGTTTCATCTTATACTGGTCATGATCGCCCGATGGGAAAAGGCGGAGCCTTGGCTGAACCGACTGAATGCGAGAAGCATCTGGCGGCTTTCATCGCGAGCCTGGATGAAGCTGATCTAAAATCGAAGGCGGCCATTAAATTACGCGACAGCAAGATGAAACCCGTGAAAGTCTAG
- a CDS encoding trehalose-6-phosphate synthase, giving the protein MNLIVVSNRVARGKPNEPMTGGLAAALLPVVENSGAIWVGSSGRVRDGHQKEPFAEIEALGSGAIATLDLPAAHYGGYYEGFANSALWPALHSRSDLIRVSRDDYVSYREVNAFMARALMRFRKDQTAFWVQDYHFLALGAELRDLGVDDPIGFFLHTPWPVAAVMQGVPNHRELITAMLAYDLLGFQTDEDCQNFLAYAGGELGLTVEDSVVISQNGRTRCEVFPIGIDAEKFAQYAAKSVSHPDVSRLRRSLNGERLAIGVDRLDYSKGLVNRISAFDRLWTEHPQFARSISLLQIANPSRGAIEAYGNLQNDVARLVSDVNGRHGEVDWTPIRYLNKGFSQAVLAGLYRTAQVGVVTPLHDGMNLVAKEYVAAQNPADPGVLVLSKFAGAANELDTALLVNPHDIDGMARAIAVAAAMPLTERKMRWEAMMKKLRGHTIQQWSADFVAELEKCRTEKAAVAPLAAQPPQALRWLKSAISGVRLI; this is encoded by the coding sequence GTGAACTTGATCGTCGTTTCAAATCGGGTTGCGCGCGGTAAACCCAACGAGCCGATGACGGGAGGCCTCGCGGCGGCCTTGCTTCCGGTCGTGGAAAATTCAGGTGCGATCTGGGTGGGTTCCTCCGGCCGCGTCCGTGACGGTCATCAGAAGGAGCCGTTCGCCGAGATCGAAGCGCTCGGCTCGGGCGCGATTGCGACGCTGGATCTGCCTGCGGCGCATTACGGCGGCTATTATGAAGGCTTTGCCAATTCGGCATTGTGGCCGGCGCTGCATTCGCGCAGCGATCTGATCCGCGTCTCGCGCGACGACTATGTCAGCTATCGCGAGGTCAACGCGTTCATGGCGCGCGCCTTGATGCGATTCCGGAAGGACCAGACCGCGTTCTGGGTGCAGGATTATCATTTCCTGGCGCTCGGTGCGGAGTTGCGCGATCTCGGCGTCGATGATCCGATCGGCTTCTTTCTGCACACGCCCTGGCCCGTGGCTGCGGTGATGCAGGGCGTGCCCAATCATCGCGAGCTGATCACGGCGATGCTCGCTTACGATCTGCTCGGCTTCCAGACCGACGAGGATTGCCAGAACTTCCTGGCCTATGCCGGCGGCGAGCTTGGTCTCACCGTCGAGGACAGCGTCGTCATTTCGCAGAATGGCCGCACGCGCTGCGAAGTCTTTCCGATTGGCATCGATGCCGAGAAATTTGCGCAATATGCCGCGAAGTCGGTCTCGCATCCGGACGTGTCGCGGCTGCGCCGCAGCCTCAACGGCGAGCGGCTCGCGATCGGCGTCGACCGGCTCGATTATTCCAAGGGCCTCGTCAACCGCATCAGCGCGTTCGACCGGCTCTGGACCGAGCACCCGCAATTCGCGCGCAGCATCTCGCTGCTCCAGATCGCCAACCCGTCGCGCGGTGCGATCGAGGCGTACGGCAATCTGCAGAACGACGTCGCCCGTCTCGTCAGCGACGTCAACGGCCGCCATGGCGAAGTCGACTGGACGCCGATCCGCTATCTCAACAAGGGTTTTAGCCAGGCCGTGCTCGCGGGCCTCTATCGCACCGCCCAGGTCGGCGTGGTGACGCCGCTGCATGACGGCATGAACCTGGTGGCCAAGGAATATGTCGCAGCCCAGAACCCGGCCGACCCCGGCGTGCTGGTGCTGTCGAAGTTCGCGGGCGCCGCCAACGAACTCGACACCGCGCTGCTGGTCAACCCGCACGACATCGACGGCATGGCGCGCGCGATCGCGGTCGCGGCCGCGATGCCGCTGACCGAGCGAAAGATGCGCTGGGAAGCGATGATGAAGAAGCTGCGCGGCCACACCATCCAGCAATGGTCGGCGGATTTCGTCGCGGAGCTGGAGAAGTGCCGGACCGAGAAGGCCGCAGTAGCTCCGCTGGCCGCCCAGCCGCCGCAAGCGCTACGCTGGCTGAAGTCGGCGATTTCCGGTGTAAGGCTGATTTAG
- a CDS encoding ATP-binding protein has product MRIRRLDLLRYGHFTDTDFQLPAAQPDLHVIYGPNEAGKSTALSAIEDLFFGIPHNSPRNFLHDYNSMRVGALLESGAETLEVRRRKGNRDTLLDKSGTPLPAGDAALAGMLAGADKAFFTRMFCLDHERLKSGGQEILQAQDDVGQMLFSAGAGIVGLRDRRKAIDEEADTLWASRRAAHRKYYQTDDKLKAADAALREHTVTAAKWQELKTALEDANSAYSGVETAIEGKSAELRKLNRVRRVFRDVRKRAQLAADIEALGTALLLPEGAAAALDEAIKDDGTANTRIETLTEEIEKLQKERSALSYEEPLLMRADDIARLHERRIQIRLGRTDLPKRRTELTIAEAHLARLASELEWDVDDSAAIMRRIPTRPKLTSARSLLNLRGELNSAVEGAKTAIAEAEDKASDLTRELDEADVSVDISTLGAAIKACREAGDISGRIAAADREAKDADAACERLLKTLRPLAETVDGLLIMTVPHKDAVQSHRDTLRDFERRKQSCDERVRSAEQELARHNKAYTRIATSEHAVPPEEFEKLRERRDLGWSIIRRKYVEQAPITDAEIHGYQHGDTLSNAYEGAIKQVDEAADRRYEKAEATARLAEISRQVAEQQELLVVLRAENDALVAEQEKHEGVWQGLWNNAGLSPLSPDEMLAWIDIRIQIVQSADKGVAAASQASAHRSEEKSYKAHLSNELGILGMEMGTHASKPLRILIELAADIHKRHEKESEDRRSLEASIKKANADTERKRKSLQAAETRFSEWQDQSATALIALALNPASAAESLVTQLNVFDDMREVAAKITELRQERIDKIERDITAYEQDVSDLVQAIAAQLSDMDPDDAVLELERRVEDATRVRQLITDKETALGAQQQKVDECHKSRVGARRTIDELQEAAAVSTVEALRIAIGRSDQMRSLRRELDAATEAIASDGDGLSVAELTDECAIANPDQLAAREETIGQELQSLRERLMEARQSEIAARHAFEAVGGNDGAARAAADRQSALAEMKEIAEQYVRLRSSALLLQWAIDRYRREKQAPLLRRAGEFFSILTGNSFTDLQLEFDQNDNARLAGMRHDGKSVSVTGMSTGSADQLYLALRVAAIEDYLDHAPPLPFIADDLFINFDDDRAAAGFRVLGELARKTQVLFFTHHEHLIDIANKALGAKVSAIRLPGQNFAAERNAPLVAVASG; this is encoded by the coding sequence ATGCGCATCCGCCGCCTCGACTTGCTCCGATATGGCCATTTTACCGATACCGACTTTCAACTGCCTGCTGCCCAGCCGGATCTTCACGTTATCTACGGCCCGAACGAGGCCGGAAAATCCACGGCTCTCTCGGCTATCGAAGATCTGTTTTTCGGCATACCGCACAATTCGCCCCGTAATTTTCTCCACGACTATAATTCCATGCGCGTGGGCGCGTTGCTGGAAAGTGGTGCAGAAACATTGGAAGTGCGGCGCCGCAAAGGAAATCGCGACACGCTTCTCGACAAGAGCGGCACACCTCTCCCTGCGGGTGATGCCGCACTCGCAGGTATGCTCGCGGGGGCCGATAAAGCCTTTTTCACGCGAATGTTCTGTCTTGATCATGAACGCCTGAAAAGCGGCGGACAGGAAATTCTTCAAGCCCAGGACGATGTCGGACAGATGCTGTTCTCGGCTGGTGCCGGCATTGTCGGTTTGCGGGATCGCCGAAAGGCGATTGATGAAGAGGCCGATACGCTATGGGCAAGCCGCCGTGCCGCGCACAGAAAATACTATCAGACGGACGACAAGCTGAAGGCCGCGGATGCTGCTCTACGAGAACATACCGTAACGGCGGCCAAGTGGCAGGAGCTGAAAACCGCGCTCGAAGACGCGAATTCGGCTTACAGCGGCGTCGAGACAGCCATCGAGGGCAAATCGGCGGAGCTACGTAAACTCAACCGCGTTCGCCGTGTGTTTCGTGATGTTCGCAAACGCGCCCAGCTTGCCGCCGACATCGAAGCTTTGGGAACCGCGCTTCTTCTGCCCGAAGGGGCGGCCGCTGCGCTGGACGAAGCGATCAAAGATGACGGAACCGCTAACACGCGCATCGAAACACTGACGGAAGAAATCGAGAAGCTGCAGAAGGAAAGGTCGGCGCTTTCTTACGAAGAACCGCTATTGATGCGGGCGGACGACATCGCCCGGCTGCACGAACGTCGCATTCAAATACGCCTCGGCAGGACCGACCTGCCCAAACGCCGCACTGAATTGACAATCGCGGAGGCCCATTTGGCGCGGCTTGCGTCTGAGCTCGAATGGGACGTAGACGACAGCGCCGCAATCATGCGCCGTATTCCAACCCGGCCCAAGCTGACAAGCGCACGCTCGTTGTTGAATTTGCGGGGTGAACTGAATTCCGCGGTTGAGGGTGCCAAAACGGCTATCGCAGAAGCTGAGGATAAAGCGTCTGACCTCACGCGCGAGTTGGACGAAGCCGATGTGTCGGTCGATATTTCTACCCTGGGCGCTGCTATAAAGGCGTGCCGCGAAGCGGGAGACATTAGCGGCAGAATTGCCGCTGCCGACCGCGAAGCAAAAGATGCGGATGCCGCGTGCGAACGGCTCCTGAAAACCCTGCGTCCGTTGGCAGAAACGGTGGACGGACTTCTAATTATGACGGTGCCCCATAAGGATGCTGTCCAGTCTCACCGCGATACTCTCCGCGATTTTGAACGCCGCAAGCAATCCTGCGACGAACGCGTCCGTTCCGCGGAACAAGAGCTTGCCCGGCATAATAAGGCCTATACACGCATTGCCACGAGCGAGCATGCAGTACCGCCGGAGGAGTTCGAGAAATTGCGCGAACGCCGCGACCTTGGCTGGTCGATCATCCGCCGAAAATATGTGGAGCAGGCCCCGATTACGGACGCCGAAATTCATGGATATCAACACGGGGACACGCTATCGAACGCCTACGAAGGGGCTATCAAACAAGTCGATGAGGCCGCCGACAGACGTTACGAAAAGGCAGAGGCTACGGCCCGTCTGGCTGAGATTTCCCGTCAGGTTGCGGAACAGCAGGAACTTCTGGTCGTACTGCGCGCCGAGAATGATGCTCTTGTCGCAGAGCAGGAAAAACACGAAGGCGTTTGGCAGGGCCTTTGGAACAACGCGGGCCTGTCTCCCCTCTCGCCAGATGAAATGCTTGCCTGGATCGATATACGGATCCAGATCGTTCAATCCGCTGACAAGGGAGTTGCAGCCGCGAGCCAGGCTTCAGCGCATCGCTCCGAAGAGAAAAGCTACAAAGCGCATCTGTCCAACGAACTCGGCATCCTTGGTATGGAAATGGGCACACATGCTTCCAAGCCGCTGCGCATCTTGATCGAGCTTGCTGCCGACATACACAAACGGCACGAGAAAGAGTCCGAAGACAGGCGGTCTCTTGAAGCCTCCATCAAGAAAGCCAACGCCGACACGGAACGTAAGCGAAAATCCCTTCAGGCTGCGGAGACCCGGTTCTCCGAATGGCAGGACCAATCTGCAACCGCACTCATCGCGCTGGCACTCAACCCCGCATCCGCCGCGGAAAGCCTTGTCACCCAGCTCAATGTCTTCGACGACATGCGCGAGGTCGCGGCAAAGATCACCGAGTTGCGGCAGGAACGCATCGACAAAATCGAACGCGACATAACGGCGTATGAGCAGGATGTGAGCGATCTGGTTCAAGCCATCGCCGCGCAATTGTCGGACATGGACCCCGACGACGCCGTTCTCGAACTGGAACGTCGTGTAGAGGATGCTACGCGTGTTCGCCAGCTTATCACCGACAAGGAGACCGCATTAGGCGCGCAGCAACAGAAAGTCGACGAGTGCCATAAGTCTCGGGTCGGTGCCCGCCGCACTATCGATGAATTGCAGGAGGCCGCCGCAGTGAGCACTGTTGAAGCCCTGCGCATAGCTATCGGCCGCTCCGATCAAATGCGGAGCTTGCGCCGGGAGCTTGATGCCGCCACGGAGGCAATTGCCAGTGATGGTGACGGACTCTCTGTCGCGGAGCTTACAGACGAATGTGCGATTGCCAATCCGGACCAGCTTGCTGCGCGCGAAGAAACTATCGGGCAGGAGCTCCAATCCTTACGCGAGCGACTGATGGAGGCGCGGCAATCCGAGATTGCAGCACGCCATGCATTCGAGGCCGTCGGCGGTAACGACGGCGCGGCCCGTGCTGCTGCGGACCGACAATCCGCTCTGGCTGAAATGAAGGAAATCGCCGAGCAATATGTCAGGCTTCGGTCCTCAGCTCTCCTGCTTCAATGGGCTATCGACCGCTACCGCCGTGAGAAACAGGCCCCTCTTCTGCGGCGCGCCGGTGAATTTTTCTCAATCCTGACCGGCAATTCCTTTACGGACCTTCAACTGGAATTCGACCAGAATGACAATGCGCGTCTCGCAGGTATGCGTCATGACGGGAAAAGCGTGTCAGTAACGGGAATGAGCACCGGCAGCGCGGACCAGCTCTATCTGGCGCTACGCGTGGCGGCCATTGAGGACTATCTCGATCACGCGCCACCGCTACCCTTTATCGCCGACGATCTCTTCATCAATTTCGACGATGACCGCGCTGCTGCAGGTTTCCGGGTTCTTGGCGAACTCGCCAGAAAAACGCAGGTTCTCTTCTTCACGCATCATGAGCATCTGATTGACATTGCCAACAAGGCGCTTGGAGCCAAGGTTTCTGCAATCAGGCTGCCCGGCCAGAACTTTGCTGCCGAACGGAACGCGCCGCTGGTCGCTGTTGCTTCAGGCTGA